TGACGGCCTACGACTGGGCCTCCATAGAACACGAGGCGCGGCTTGCCGGAGTCAATATGCTTATCAGCAAACCTCTTTTCAAATCATCGCTCGCCTCCGCCTTCAGCAAGGCGCTCGACGAAAAACATGTGGAAGAAATAATGGAAGAGCCCGTAGACTTCGACTTTTCGGGGCACAGGATCCTCGTCGTCGAAGACCATCCGCTCAACATAGAGGTGGCAAGAAAACTGCTTGAACGCAAGGGCTTTGCCGTCGACCAGGCTGAGAACGGCCTCCGCGCCATAGAGATGATAACGCTCGCGCCGGAAAAATATTACGACGCGGTGCTCATGGACATCCGTATGCCCGTCATGGACGGCCTCCAGGCGACGCGCGGCATACGCAACCTGCACAAAAAATCGGCGAAGACCGTGCCGATAATAGCAATGACGGCCAACGCCTTTGACGACGACGTTGAAAAATCCCGCAACGCGGGCATGAACGCGCACCTTACAAAGCCGATAGAACCGGCGCACTTGTACAGAACGCTTTACCATTACATCTCAGGAGAGGAAGATACGGCAAAATGAGTACGCTGACGGAGCGGCTGAAAGAGTACGGCGCCGACACTGATGGCGCAATGTCAAGATTTTTGAACGACGAGGAGCTTTACCTCTCATGTCTGGAACAGTTTGTTGACGACCCGGGCTTTTTCGCGCTCGAAGAGGCGATAGCCTCAGACGACCACCAGACCGCCTTCGACGCGTCACACATGCTTAAGGGCGTCGCCGCGAACATGGGGCTCACTCCGATGTTTTCCGCGCTGAGCGCCGTAGTGGAGCCTCTTCGCAGAAAAGAATACGCCGGCGTCAACGAACTGTACGCACAGGTCGCAGCTCAGCGCGCGGCGCTGAAAAAGATAACGGACTGAGAACGGGCTCGTTTCATGCAAAACAGCGGCGCAGTGCCCTCACAACTGAACGACTGTCAATATCAGCTTGACCTCTACCGCGCCTCTAAGCTCGGCGGCGTTTTTTCCGTGCGCCTGGATGACGACTTTACGCTGCTTTACGGAAACGACAGATATTACGACATCCACGAGTACACTGCTGAGGAGATGCAAAACCGCCTCCACAACAGAAGCGGCGAATATATCTATCCACAGGACCTTCCCTTGGTGCGCCGGACAATCGCGTGCGCGCTTGAACGCAACGAGCGCTATCTGGAATGGGAGATGCGCATCGTAACTGGGCGCGGCAGCATCCGCCACATCCTTTGCAGCGGCCTCGTTGAGGAGGTGAACGGCGCCGCCGTGATGAACGGCGTCGTAATGGACATCACAGCTCAGAAGGAGGCCGAACAGGCGCTCCGCGAAAGCGAGGAGAAATTCCGCATCGCGACGGAAAACTCCGACGTCGTCTTTTGGAGCTACAATATAGGCCGCGGCGAAATAGTACAGAACGAATCGTCGCAAAAGGTGCACGGGTTTACCCCGGTCATCGAAAATGTGCCGCACTCGCTGCTGGAAGAGGGCTATATCCGTCCCGACTGCATAAAACGTTTCATGGAAATGTACAGCGACCTAGAAGGCGGCGCAAAGAGGGCGGGCGGCGACTTCTGGACGAAAAACTTGACGCGCGACGGCTGGTGGTGCGAGCGCATCGAATACACCACCGTCTTTGACGAAAGCGGACGCCCAAAGTGCGCGCACGCCATAGGCCGCGACGTCACAGCGGAAAAACTGGCCGAGACTCGCTACAACGAAGAGGTCTCCTACAAGAACGCGATAATCTCTCAGAACTTCATCGGCAGTATGCGCGCCAACATCTCAACGGGCGAGATAGAAGAGGTCGCGTCGCCCTTTGAGTGGTTCAAAAAAATCTACGCCGGCAAAGACTACGAGCGCGGCGTCTCTTCCCTCTGCATGCGCCTGCCCGACAAAAAGCAGCGAAGCGCCTTTCTCGCCGCGGTGCAGCCCGAGGCGCTGATAAACGATTTCAAAAACGGCGTCACCACAAGAGATTTCCGTTTGCAGCGCAGAATGGAAAGCGGCGTCTTCAAATGGACCTCCACCACGGTGAAGCTATTCAAAAAGCCAAACAGCGAGCACATCGTCTGTTTCCTATACACCTACGACACCGACCGCGAAGAAATTTCCAAGCGCGCGATGGAACAGATAGCCGACAGCAGCTACGACATAATAGGCTGCATACACGGCGCAAATGACAGCTACACGATGCTCTCAAGCCCAAGAGACGCCTGCGACTTCACGCTTCCACGCTACGAACAGGCGATGGCGGCCTTCCTTTTTGCGCACAAAAGCGAGCATCTTGCACCGCAAAGCGTCACTGTGAAAAAAATACTGGAGGCGCTTGATGAGAAAAACGTCTACTCCCTCTCCTTCACACAGAGAAACGCTGAGGGCCGCGTGCGCAGCAAGCAGCTTCGTTTTTCATTCATAGAGCGCCAAACGAGGACCATCCTCTTTACAGTCAGCGACTTCACCGAGGTCGTCAACAAAGAAAAAACGCGTCAGGAGACGCTGAAAAAGGCGCTTGCCGCGGCGGAAAAGGCAAACGCGGCGAAATCCGATTTTCTTTCACGCATGAGCCACGACATACGCACGCCGATGAACGGCATCATAGGGCTGACGAACCTGACGCTCGACCTGCCTGAGCTGACCGGCGAGGCGCGCGCGAACCTCGTCGCAATGAAATCGGCAAGCGGATATCTGCTTTCGCTCATCAACGACACGCTCGACATGAACCGCATAGAAAGCAGCAAACTGACGTTGAACCTGGAGGACATCC
The window above is part of the Cloacibacillus sp. genome. Proteins encoded here:
- a CDS encoding ATP-binding protein encodes the protein MQNSGAVPSQLNDCQYQLDLYRASKLGGVFSVRLDDDFTLLYGNDRYYDIHEYTAEEMQNRLHNRSGEYIYPQDLPLVRRTIACALERNERYLEWEMRIVTGRGSIRHILCSGLVEEVNGAAVMNGVVMDITAQKEAEQALRESEEKFRIATENSDVVFWSYNIGRGEIVQNESSQKVHGFTPVIENVPHSLLEEGYIRPDCIKRFMEMYSDLEGGAKRAGGDFWTKNLTRDGWWCERIEYTTVFDESGRPKCAHAIGRDVTAEKLAETRYNEEVSYKNAIISQNFIGSMRANISTGEIEEVASPFEWFKKIYAGKDYERGVSSLCMRLPDKKQRSAFLAAVQPEALINDFKNGVTTRDFRLQRRMESGVFKWTSTTVKLFKKPNSEHIVCFLYTYDTDREEISKRAMEQIADSSYDIIGCIHGANDSYTMLSSPRDACDFTLPRYEQAMAAFLFAHKSEHLAPQSVTVKKILEALDEKNVYSLSFTQRNAEGRVRSKQLRFSFIERQTRTILFTVSDFTEVVNKEKTRQETLKKALAAAEKANAAKSDFLSRMSHDIRTPMNGIIGLTNLTLDLPELTGEARANLVAMKSASGYLLSLINDTLDMNRIESSKLTLNLEDIRATQLIDEVSASIAPMMREKHIDFQIKKINTQPTVARMDKVRFQQIFINILSNAAKFTPEGGKIEWLIECLSRDEKFSRLKLTVRDSGIGISPDFLPKIFEPFEQERRDISSNYMGTGLGMSIVKNLVEKMNGRIEVTSTLGKGTDVIVYLDFERVQGVLPDEEQNSSSADLSGRRILICEDHPLNMQIARRLLEKNGVLVTCATNGQEGVETFAGSQLGFFDAILMDIRMPVMDGLEAARNIRRQPRKDAAHIPIIAMTANAFDDDIKKSKEAGMDAHITKPFDPKRLCRELYSLITKEEGRRLKSEQHKTDN
- a CDS encoding Hpt domain-containing protein, with amino-acid sequence MSTLTERLKEYGADTDGAMSRFLNDEELYLSCLEQFVDDPGFFALEEAIASDDHQTAFDASHMLKGVAANMGLTPMFSALSAVVEPLRRKEYAGVNELYAQVAAQRAALKKITD